The Mauremys mutica isolate MM-2020 ecotype Southern chromosome 20, ASM2049712v1, whole genome shotgun sequence genome contains the following window.
TGTGTCACTTATTTATATTACAGGAGCACGTTGAGGCTTCAAGTGCGATCTGGGTCCCCGCGTGCCAGTCACAAGAGAGTGGCTGTCTCTGAGCTCTTCAGGTCAGGGACTGAGAGGGAAGCAGGCACAAGACACTcaaaggtgaagtgatttgcccaagatcagcGTCATGAACAGAACCAATGTCTGAACCCCATGCCACTGGCCTAGTCATTAGCCCCCATTACTTCTGTCGCTAGCCAGCCCTCCCGGGCTGGGGCAGCAAGCAGCGCACAGGGAAGTTTACATTAGTATTTAATTAATGTAATCTGCACGGCTGATAAATCTGGTCTCGCTGTATAAACTAACCCTGCTATAAAGATTAAGGCGCGTGGGACCTCACTCCGGCCCCAGAGCTCAGGAAGGAAGGTTCTTATACTACAGGTGCAGGATCTGCTTTGTGCCACATAAACCAACCCCTAATTCGGGGGGTGGGAATGCCCGGGTGAGGGATGCTGAGGGTGGgaaacagagcagtgctgggccctGGGTACAACCAGTCTGTGCACTCCTACCCACGACAGGCAGCGGTAGCCGATCACAGCGCTCGGAAGATTGCTGGGAGGAGGAAAGCGAGCGAAACACCCCAGAAGGAAGAGCTGGCCCAGCAGAACGGCCCCCAGCCAGCGTTCCCCCAGCCCCCGACGGCTCCTCTCCCAGAGGCAGCCTGGCCGTGGTGGTCTCCAAAGCCCTCAGCGGAGATGAGAGAAGGTGGGACTAGGGAGGGATATGCACTGCTTCATCTTCTGCAGAGCAAGGCGACACTCCCGGCCAGACCACCCTTGAGGTGGGCAGCTAACTTCATCCAGGAACAGCCCTGCAGCACCTGCTTTTAACCCCAGCCACACTGCTTTGGGGGTGAAGGAAATTCAACTGCGGCTCCAACCATGACAGCGATTCACGATGCCAGGCCACATGGCGGTAACACGGCACTCAGTGCCCCCTCCCTTGGTACAGCGGCTCCAGAGGGAGAGCGGAGACTAACGGCCTTCCACAAAACCAATCTACCCGCAGCAAACGGCAAGCAAGAGTTTGCTTGATGGCCGCTCCACCGAAGGGGAAGGGTCTGCTAGCCACCCATCCGGAATGCCACGTAGCCAGAGGGGTGGCTTCTCTAGGAAATGCAGCGTGGCACAGGGATGTGGCCTGGAGCGtccagcccaaggtctggcagaGGCTTTTCCTGCCCAGCGGAAACAACCTGGAGATGGGCACCCATAAAAAGGGAACACGGCCTCGCCCGAGCGCCACCCAGCAGTTCCTGCTCCTGCCCAGCCTCCAGACACATGCCCCTGCACAGACCTGTCCCAGAGACTTTGCACCCTGCACCCGCCGCTTccaattcctcccctccccaaacaaaaacaaggaagATGAGACTAAACATCGCAAGAGCCGAACTGAAACATGTGATTAAAGCCCAGCCACAGGGTaagggccccgcccccaggcaaACACTCAGTGACATCAAGCTGCCTCCTGCCAGGGAATCTGACCTCGCCCACACTTTGGAGACGATTATCGAGCTTGGCACAGCAATAAAGAGCCTCCGTGAACCCCAGGGAGGGCACCCGCCTGCCCAAGGAAGAGCAAAGACCCAGGTGACAACGCGCTGGCACTACCCGAGGCTGACACACGGCGACCTTTACCACGAGCACGGCTACAAGAAGAGACTCGCGGCCCCTGAGCTACCAGCGCGTTGCTGTGGCCCCACTGCTGGAGggggagatgcagccagctcaggAGCCGAAGGGCTCCGGGGGGCCGCAGGCCCCTTAACATGGGCCAGGCCTCTTCCGTGCCCCTGGCGCCTCCTGACCCCAAGGTGTGTCCCGCTCCCAGCCTCCCTCAAGCCCTGGccacccccattccccctgccccaacccccatccctacACACACCCAGCCTCATACCCCAAATCCCCGAcacccccattcccctgccccaacccccatccctacACACACCCAGCCTCATACCCCAAATCCCCGAcacccccattcccctgccccaccccaacatACACCCCCCCGCCCTAGATACCCCcaggctctcacccccccccacacccagcctcgTACCCCAATCCCGGACACCCCCATTTCCCTGACCCAGCCCTTCAGTACCCCAGCCGCGCTCTATACCCCCAggctctcaccccacccccccacacccagcctcgTACCCCAAATCCCGGACACCCCcatttccctgccccaccccagcataCACCCCCCCGCCCTAGATACCCCcaggctctcacccccccccacacccagcctcgTACCCCAATCCCCGACACCCCcatttccctgccccaccccagcataCACCCCCCCGCCCTAGATACCCCcaggctctcacccccccccattccctgccccaacccccatccctacACACACCCAGCCTCATACCCCAAATCCCCGAcacccccattcccctgccccaccccaccataCACCCGCCTGCCCTAGATACCCCcaggctctcaccccccccccacaccaagccTCTTACCCAAATCCCGGACACCCCcatttccctgccccaccccaccataCACCCCCCCGCCCTAGATACCCCcaggctctcaccccccccacacccagcctcgTACCCCAATCCCGGACACCCCcatttccctgccccaccccaacatACACCCCCCCGCCCTAGATACCCCCAGGCTcttaccccacccccccacacccagcctcatACCCCAATCCCGGAcacccccattcccctgccccaccccaacatACACCCCCCCGCCCTAGATACCCCCAggctctcaccccacccccccacacccagcctcgTACCCCAATCCCGGACACCCCcattgccctgccccaccccaacatACACCCCCCCGCCCTAGATACCCCCAGGCTcttaccccacccccccacacccagcctcgTACCCCAATCCCGGAcacccccattcccctgccccaccccaacatACACCCCCCCGCCCTAGATACCCCCAGGCTctcaccccacccacacccagccTCGTACCCCAATCCCGGACACCCCcatttccctgccccaccccagcataCACCCTCCTGCCCTAGATACCCCcaggctctcaccccccccacacccagcctcatACCCCAATCCCGGAcacccccattcccctgccccaccccaacatACACCCCCCCGCCCTAGATACCCCCAGGCTCTTACCCCACCCCCCCACGCAGCCTCATACCCCACATCCCCGGAcacccccattcccctgccccaccccaacatACACCCCCCCGCCCTAGATACCCCCAggctctcaccccacccccccacacccagcctcgTACCCCAATCCCCGACACCCCCATTGCCCCCCCGGCTCTCCCCACTCGGCGCCGCgcgccccgcccggcccggcccggccccactcACGGCTGTAGAGCGCCAGGCCGGCGCTGTCGGGCCCCGTGCGCGCCTCGAGCCGCAGCGCCTGCTGCTCCTGGTGCCGCTGGATCTCGCCGTTGGCGTCCCCGATGGTGAGGAGCCGCACGCCGGGGAACACGGACACCGCCGCGGCCATCTTGGctccgccgccgcctccccgcGCCGGGCCCCGCCCACAGCGCcgcgccggccccgcccccgcccgcagcgccccctgccggccccgcccccgctctccgccggccccgcccccgctctccgccggccccgccccccgcccgcccgcagcgccccctgccggccccgccccccgcccgcccgcagcgccccctgccggccccgccccccgcccgcccgcagcgccccctgccggccccgcccccgctctccgccggccccgccccccgcccgcccgcagcgccccctgccggccccgcccccgcccgcagcgccccctgccggccccgccccccgcccgcagcgccccctgccggccccgcccccgcccgcagcgccccctgccggccccgcccccgctctccgccggccccgcccccgccgccccgccgcgccccccgcccgccccgccccccgcccgcccacagcgccccctgccggccccgcccccgctctccgccggccccgcccctcccgcccgcagcgccccctgccggccccgcccccgcccgcagcgccccctgccggccccgcccccgctctccgccggccccgccccccgcccgcagcgccccctgccggccccgcccccgctctccgccggccccgccccgcccgcccgcagcgccccctgccggccccgccccccgcccgcccgcagcgccccctgccggccccgcccccgcccgcagcgccccctgccggccccgcccctcccgcccgcagcgccccctgccggccccgcccccgctctccgccggccccgcccccgcccgcccgcagcgccccctgccggccccgccccccgcccgcccgcagcgccccctgccggccccgcccccgcccgcagcgccccctgccggccccgcccctcccgcccgcagcgccccctgccggccccgcccccgctctccGCCGGCcccgcgcccgcccgcccgcagcgccccctgccggccccgcccccgcccgcagcgccccctgccggccccgcccccgctctccgccggccccgcccccgcccgcagcgccccctgccggccccgcccccgcccacagcgccccctgccgggccCCGCCTAcagcccgcagcgccccctgccgggctCGCCCCCGCTCttcgccggccccgcccccgcccgcagcgccccctgccgggccCCGCCTAcagcccgcagcgccccctgccggccccgccccccgctcggCCCCCACCCTATCTGTCCGTCCCCCGCCGGCaggccccgcccacagcccctcctACCGCCCTCGCCCCCCACTCTCTGGCCGGCCCCACTCACAACGCTCCCTATCTGCCCGCCCCCTACCGGCAGGCCCCGCCCACCGTGTCCCATAGGCCCcgcccacagcaccccctgccagcAGTAGGGACCAGGCTGCCAACCCCGGCCGGACACATGGGGCAGgactccccctacccccccccccaccgcaggtGATGGCAGCAGCGCGTCACCGGCCAGGGGACAGCGCCAACAACACACGTACGTCTTTATTGAATCAGAAAATGACCCTACAGGTCCCCCTGGCAGCTGGAGACACTGTAACACTTAGTGCTTAATATCTGCAAAGAGCCCGGCGGGGGCATCACCCCTCtgacagagagggaaactgagtcacagagcggGGAAGAGACTTTCCTAAGGGCACATGCAAGCTGgggatagaactcaggagtcctggctccctggtcTAATCACTAGACCTCACTCACTTCCTACAGAAACAAAAGGCAAACGTATAAACATCCTGCACAGCCCCTCAGTGAAAGTCACAGGCAGACGAAGAGGGCGTGAGAGTTGGGGGGAGCTAGGTGGGAAAGCAGTTCCTTTGGGGCGTCCACGCTCCTTCTCTCTCGGTGATTCCAGATGAAATGTGTTTGGTGTGCAAATCCAActgtccatccccagacacagccgcatatccatccatccgtccatccccaccctcacccccagccacccaTCTATCCGTCCCCATAtgtccatccccagacacacccgtccatccatccccccagaCACACCCGTCCATCCCCCCGCGTCCATCCACCTccctctgtctatccatccctATGTGCTTCCTCTGTCCATCTCAGGTTTAGAGCCGCTGCTCAGCGCCGCAATCCAGGAGCACCTTCCGTGTACAACAGTCTGACAACAGCCTTTGTGGCCGTGGACTTTATGGAGTCTTTGGCTCTCCCTCCATCTCGGGTCATCCTGGGGAAGCACAGTTTGGAGGAAAGGGATTGCGGAGGGGTAGAAAGGGTTGGCTGGCTGGTGCGAATGTCATTCTGGCTACAGTGGAAGGATCCACTGCCAGCCACATTAATCCTGCCCCAGGGATCGATTCAGCTGCCAGGGCTGAGCCGGTGACGCTGCTCACGATGCGGGAGGTAGACTAGATTCTGGGCATCTTTTCATGGTGTCCATGTCACGTGGCCCTGGAGGCGCCCAGCAGGGCACAAGGCTTAACTGAAGCTCTTTCTCCTCCCAATGAAGACGTATAATCGCACCCTGGTAATGGCCCCTCTGGCAGACGCCTCGTTCTGGGGGTGACTCCGAGCCCAAGGAAGGACTAAGGAAAGGGCCGGTGCTGGGACCAGGGAGTCGCTAGCTGGAGCATCCGGGGCCAGCCTCCACCCGGGCCGTCACTGCAAGGACTTGAATGTGCTGAAGCTGTTGGTTCCCAGAGAGGAAGCGGAGCTGAGTCTTTTCCTGGAGCCTGGGGAGATGCAGGCATCTTGGCTGCCTGTGGCTTCCAGGTCCATTTTCTTGCCAAAtggaaggtggggggagagacagggagAGAGGATAAAGTAAGGATCTATGGGGGGCTCAGCTTGCGGGGGGAATGGGGGAGCAACCGTTAACCCTTTGCAAACTGCACCCTCCGGGTGAGACGGCTGCATCATGCCACTGCAATGCAAGCTCAGCCCCTGACTAAGGGGCTGTCTGGCAGTTGCTGGCCTGGGAAATACTCGCCCATGGACCCAGCAGCCGCGCCCAGCTTGAGAACAGCCCGTGTCCCCCATGGCAGCTCACGCCCTCTCCGCAAAGCCCTCGGGCGATGACTTACCACCGAGACGGTGAACAGGCCATTATCGAACGACATGTCTGCAAAAGGAGAGAGGAGTGAGGTGACTGGGGCCAGGTCTCGCAGACCTGCAGCCCCTCTCACCCCAAAGGGATCGCTTTGCTGACTGCCAATGTCAACTGCCTCCGGGGTGAAACAGGGCAACTATTTCCCAGTGCACAGCAATGCCCCCCACCAGGACAGGACTGGAACTGCCAGGAAATGCTGCTGAGGCTTGGAGAGGTTGACTTACTTCAATTGCAAGTCAGTGAACCCAGGAGCCTATGCTGCCAGTGACTGAACCAGCAGAACACAAGCCTTTGCAGAGCCTTGagcggaacccaggagtcctggctcccggtccTTCCACCTCCCTACACACTGCTTTGAAAAACGTCACCCGCAGCCTCCTCCTGGCAGCTGTCAAGGCTGTCTCGGGTCGCCCTGACCTCACAAGCACTTGGTATTTGACTCTAACACAGACCTGTTGTGGGAAAGTTCGTTTCTGTCCAGCATGATTCCCGATCCCTGCAAAACAGACACAGTGAGATCCATAACTAACGAGGAGGctttgccctgctccagcccctcccggCCTCAGgagacattttcaaaaccttCCCAAGTGACTCAGGACCCCaaatcaaattttcaaaagggatctGGGCActttggcacctaaatcccattgaaagccaATGAGAATTCTGCTCCTTAATGATTTTTGAAAGTGCGGAGAGTTTCTCCTTAGGCCACATGAGCCACTGTCACCAAGTGACATTAGATTTCCTGAGCGtctaataaaggtaataattggagctataccaatctcctagaactggaagggaccttgaaaggtcatcaagtccagccccctgccttcactagcaggaccaatttttgccccagatctctaagtggccccctcaaggattgaactcacaaccctgggtttagcaggccaatgctcaaaccactgagctatccctctcacCTTTTCAGCTGTTGTCTTCTGGTGTTAACTGGTAAAAAGAAAACAGATGTTATGGTGTCATAAAAGCAATGCTAGGggttagacagacagacagacagatagatagatagatagatagataggtgtgtgacgggttgggtcacagaaaaccccttgggaCTGCCTCCTGATGTGCTGactctacctctgagcccgttttccctgccagcttgggactccagtacCCTGccctgttgagccagacacgccagcctgctgcaacccagacccaggtctgaaccacgtccccccaaaactgcagccttaactgaaaacagctcagcaagtcacctgtctccagcacccagacacccagctcccaatcccaaataaatccgttttactctgtataaagcgtatacagggtaaactcataaactgtccaccctctataacactgatagagagatgtgcacagctgtttgctcccccaggaattacttacttactctgggtcaattaataagcaaaaagcgattttattaagtataaaaagtataAAGTATAAAAGTATAAGTAtaaaattaccaagcaaaataaaacaaaacacccaagTCTAAGCCTActacagtaggaaactgaatacagggaAATCTCGCCCTCAGAGAGGTTCCaagaagcttctttcacagactagacaccttcctagtctgggcccgatcccTTCCCCTGGTCcagccttgttccagctcaggtggtagctgggggatggctcatgactgcagccccctttgttctgtccCACCCTCTTTtacagctttggcacaaggcgggaatcctttgtgtctctgggatcccccccccccccgcatggaaaagccccaggtttaagatggattctggtaccaggtgacatggtcacatgtcctgggagaccccaagccaggcctgactcacaggaaggcttgcaggaaAACAGacccatccacagtcaattgtcctgattaatgggagccatcaagcttccaaaccaccattaatggcccccactttgcataatcacaataggacctcagagttctatttcatatttctagtttcagatacaagaatgatacatacatacaaataggatgatcacacacagtagattacaagctttgtaatgtttcagagtagcagccctgttagtctgtatctttgtaatgataccttacaagagaccttttgcatgaagcatattccagttacatcatattcacacttattagcatattttcataaaatcatatggagtgcaacgtcacagggtgtatggagatagatagatagatggggctGATGAGGGtagagagagaggggggtggtggtggatggggatagatagatagatagatagatagatagatagaggggatggatggggatagatagatagatagatagatagatagatagagggggtggatggggatagatagatagatagatagagggggtggatggggatagataaatagatagagggggtggatagggatagatagatagatagagggggtggatggggatagatagatagatagatagatagaggggtggatggggatagatagatagatagagggggtggatggggatagatagatagatagatagagggggtggatggggatagatagatagatagagggggtggatggggatagatagatagatagatagagggggtggatggggatagatagatagatggatggggtggatggggattcCTCATACCTCGCCTGACTGCCACGACTGCTACTACTAGGCTCACGGTCAGAAGCAAAGCTCCAGCCACGCTGAGGGTCACAGGGAGCAGCCACGGGGAACCTGGACAATGCAGAGAAACAGCTGGCGTTACCTGGCCCTATTCAGATACCAAAGGGACCTCACACAACCCTCCCCACTCCGAGCACCGGACTGTATCCACCACTGGGCAGCTTTGGAACAGGGTGAGCACCCCCCAATCTCCATCATAGCCATGGCCTTCCCCGTggtcctccccccaacccccacttggGACAATAGTCTTGTTTCCCAAGCCCTGGCAgattccctgcctccctctgtccTTGTCCTTACCTTGTGGAGCAGCCGtggaagctgggggaggggcactcgGAGTTGCTGAGGGAGGGAATGTTGACAGATTTTCAATGGAAAAGAAAGGAAGAGACAGTTTGAAAAGTTGCTTTATTCACACCGGTTTGCAGAGTCAAGatcagaccccaggagtcctggcgacccacaccctgctctgaagactagaccccactccctcctccagccaggacGGGACCCAGGGGTCCTGACGCACAGGCCTCCTGTTCGACCCACGAggccccaggagtcctgtctcagCCTCATGCGCTACCTAAACCAAAATCTCTCCCAGAACCAGGATCAGAGCCCAGAAATCTGATACCCAAGCCACCCTGGGTACCTTTCACCATGCATctccctgctctcaccaccaggAAGGCACCCGCCACACAAACTCTTCAGCTCAGCCTCGGCCAGCAGCTTTGAGTTGGACTAGCTGGCTTAGTGCACCAACCTTTTGCCCCAGCAGAGTAGGACTGGAAGAGCACTGGAGGGCTGAGAGGCATCAACAGAGCTGAGGGAGATcgagggagcccaggactgggctaGCTGGAGCCCGcggctcaggacagagggtggggggagaactgCACTACACTTGCCCACACTCCCCTGCTCTCGCCTCAGCTCAGCCAGTTTCCCTCGGATCTAAAAGCCCTTTACCTGCCACTGCGATCTCCACCACATTGCTGAACTCTGACATCTGCCTGGCACTCCCGTTGTAGCTGCGGTATCGGCATCGGTACTGCCCGGCGTCCTTCCCGGTGACGTTCCCCAGGATGAAGGTGACGTGATGCTGGGCCTCCGAGGCAAACAGTGTCTGTACGGGCTGAACCAGATCCATCTTCAGCAACCAGAACTCGCTGTCCACGTAGGCTCTCGGCGCGATGCAGACGAGCCGGGTGGAGTCTCCTCGGGCAGGGGGGTCGGAAGACATGTCCAGGTAAAGAAGTGGGGCGGGAGTTAGGCTGGGACCTGCCAACGAGCCTGGAATAGCCAGGGGAAGATGGAGCGAAGTGATGACACAAGGTGCCCATAGACTGGCAGCTTCCTACACACCACAGGAcaggctcctgccctgcccactggggGCAGCATGGGCTGTGGCAATgccagcttctgccctgcctgcccctggGGACACTGGGAAGCACAGCAGCACGAGCTTCAGGAAACACCCAGGAGTTGATCCACAGCTCTCCGAAAGAGGCCTCAGAGGGCACGGCCACACTGCAGTAAAACCCCAGTGGTGCTGGGTCGGCTAGTTCGGGCTcgccggggctgggctgcagggctaacaatcgcagtgtagacgtttgggctggggctggagccctccaaAGTTTATGCCAGGGACAAATTTGACCCAAAGGCTCAAATGGGTGTAAACGTGACTCTGCTGCATTGACAGCTCCCTCCATTTTCCTGCTGAAATCCCTTCTGGAGATAAAGCCCAGCCCCCATGCCCTACAGTTACCAATTCATTGTGCAATTTCTACAGTCACTTACTCCCCTCACCTCCCATCTATAACTGGCCTCAGATATACCATACAGCATGAGCTTCTTCAGGTCCCTCGTCCTGGAGGAACACTCAGAGGGAAAGCTTCAAAGACAGTTTAAATAGAGGGGAAGAAAACGTACCAGCTAAGAGAAAGAGAATCCTCAGGCTCATCTTTCCACTGCGCGTCCTGGATCTTTGGTGACTAGACAGTAGGAGCCCAACATGCATGGAAAGTTCCTAGCCAGAAGCACGCGAAAAGGAGAAGGAAGTTTTGCCCAAGATGGAATTTCACCATCTCGGGAGGAAATTACAGAATGTCCCTGAACGTAAAAGGGCTTTTCTTCCCTTTCCTACGGCAAATTTAAAGCCTCACATAAAAGCCAAAGGGCTGAGACCAACAGTGACCTCAGCCATGGTGTAAATTACATGCCAGGTTCTGGGCACAATTCTCTTCTCACACCAATCTGATACTGGTGTGATTCCACTGCCTTCAACAGAGTTACTGAGAACCAGGCCCAGTGATCTCAATTGTACAAGTGTaaattcaatggagttactccagatttacagcaaGCGTTGACTAAGATCTAACTCAGGCCCTAAATCTTGTGACAGTTTCCTGGGATCTTACCGTACATCAATGGACTGCATCTTTCAGGCCAAGGCTAAGAACCGTTTATATTTCTCTAAATCTCCAAATACTTTTACAAGTTATATGGGAATCACTTCTCCCATTACTGAAGTGGGACACAGCACGGCTTGCACAACATTTTGACAGGAAATGATGAATAACCTCATGACTAGCTGAAAGGGAAGACGCCCCAGTTGAAGGTTAGCAGTGGAGACAAGTAGAACGAACAAGCACAGGTAGAAATGCTGTCGCTGAATATCAGAGGTGCAATGATGCACACGTATCTGTACCTGCACGTGGtcttgtgcatgcatgtgtgttatGAATTCTCCCTCTGCGCCCAACCCAGAGGGTGTGTGTCTCTTAGAGTTCTCAGCCCGAGAGCTTGGCTCTTTTGCTTAAATTGTAGAAACTCACAAAGTTCCCTGTTCAATCCTGGCCATCACATGTAAATTTATGTGTTCAAGTGTTGTTTGCATGAGTGCTGTCTGTGCATAGGCAGAcagcatgtgcacacacaaacaGTGTGTGGCGCACGTGTCCATCCCAGCCCCCTACTAAGCAGACATCAGCCTTGCTTGTGCCTATGGCTGTTCATACGTGGTTTCCAACCAGCCTTATTCTGTGGAAAATCTCTCATTGCCACACTCATGAGATGCCAAATTATTGTGACTGAAAGTTCATCTGCATCCCTGGGATACCGGCAGCTGCTTCTTGTTGGTTGCAGCAGCAAGATggactctgtcccctccccctgcctagcAAGGTCCTTATCCGGCCCCACTCCTTATGGCTTCTGAGCCCCATGAAAATATTCATCTTCCCAGcagccctgtgaggcagggacggCTCATTCTCTGATGAAGTGACTCACAcaggggagtctgtggcagagctgagcattGAAACCAaaatctcctgggtcccagcccagtgtCTTAACCCACAAGCCAAGCCAAGCCAAGCCGCCCTTCCTGTCTGAGCCCATCCTCCCGGAGGGGGAATCCCACAGGTGATacccctgcgccccctgcccccaaagttCTGCTCCCTGGGTGTGCCCCACCCGCAAAGGGGCAGTCAGTGGCCAGCCGCCCTCCCAGACCTGCCTAGGCAcccgctctgctcccctgccccagagcattgACCACCTggccaggtgcattgtgggagttTGGCTCCCTCTGTAGCATCATCAGAGACTGGCCACTGCAGGAGCGGTGGGGGAGACCAAACCAGATGGACCAATGGGGTCATGGGCTGGGATGCTGGGCAGGACCAATGGCCTGTTCTGATACTGCATGATGGT
Protein-coding sequences here:
- the C20H19orf38 gene encoding protein HIDE1 isoform X1; amino-acid sequence: MMLQREPNSHNAPGQELSMHVGLLLSSHQRSRTRSGKMSLRILFLLAGSLAGPSLTPAPLLYLDMSSDPPARGDSTRLVCIAPRAYVDSEFWLLKMDLVQPVQTLFASEAQHHVTFILGNVTGKDAGQYRCRYRSYNGSARQMSEFSNVVEIAVAATPSAPPPASTAAPQGSPWLLPVTLSVAGALLLTVSLVVAVVAVRRVNTRRQQLKRDRESCWTETNFPTTDMSFDNGLFTVSVKMDLEATGSQDACISPGSRKRLSSASSLGTNSFSTFKSLQ
- the C20H19orf38 gene encoding protein HIDE1 isoform X3, translated to MHVGLLLSSHQRSRTRSGKMSLRILFLLAGSLAGPSLTPAPLLYLDMSSDPPARGDSTRLVCIAPRAYVDSEFWLLKMDLVQPVQTLFASEAQHHVTFILGNVTGKDAGQYRCRYRSYNGSARQMSEFSNVVEIAVAATPSAPPPASTAAPQGSPWLLPVTLSVAGALLLTVSLVVAVVAVRRVNTRRQQLKRDRESCWTETNFPTTDMSFDNGLFTVSVKMDLEATGSQDACISPGSRKRLSSASSLGTNSFSTFKSLQ
- the C20H19orf38 gene encoding protein HIDE1 isoform X2 is translated as MHAQDHVQELSMHVGLLLSSHQRSRTRSGKMSLRILFLLAGSLAGPSLTPAPLLYLDMSSDPPARGDSTRLVCIAPRAYVDSEFWLLKMDLVQPVQTLFASEAQHHVTFILGNVTGKDAGQYRCRYRSYNGSARQMSEFSNVVEIAVAATPSAPPPASTAAPQGSPWLLPVTLSVAGALLLTVSLVVAVVAVRRVNTRRQQLKRDRESCWTETNFPTTDMSFDNGLFTVSVKMDLEATGSQDACISPGSRKRLSSASSLGTNSFSTFKSLQ
- the C20H19orf38 gene encoding protein HIDE1 isoform X4 codes for the protein MMLQREPNSHNAPGQELSMHVGLLLSSHQRSRTRSGKMSLRILFLLAGSLAGPSLTPAPLLYLDMSSDPPARGDSTRLVCIAPRAYVDSEFWLLKMDLVQPVQTLFASEAQHHVTFILGNVTGKDAGQYRCRYRSYNGSARQMSEFSNVVEIAVAVNTRRQQLKRDRESCWTETNFPTTDMSFDNGLFTVSVKMDLEATGSQDACISPGSRKRLSSASSLGTNSFSTFKSLQ